In Iodobacter fluviatilis, one DNA window encodes the following:
- a CDS encoding DUF5672 family protein — protein MQEQVIVLIPLYKPALTEIERYSLDVSLQALSGRKAQFIAPESIDRAYYQANYPNISFVCFEDHYFASIEGYNRLLLAGSFYRRFELYEYILILQTDAIVLRDELDLWINKPFDYIGAPWADGNELFVNLGLFEGEYGKVIKVFVGNGGLSLRRTKKCISLLEEFPVALAVFLAAGSSEDLFFSYMGALSADFIIPNEITASLFSLELKPAYYYKVNGGRVPMGGHAWWKYDAAFWKPFLPPSALLNDF, from the coding sequence ATGCAAGAACAAGTGATTGTGCTTATTCCGCTCTATAAGCCCGCTCTGACTGAAATAGAGCGCTATTCTCTGGATGTGTCTTTGCAAGCACTTTCCGGGCGAAAAGCACAATTTATTGCGCCAGAAAGTATTGACCGTGCTTATTATCAGGCCAATTATCCTAATATCTCTTTTGTGTGTTTTGAAGATCATTATTTTGCAAGTATTGAGGGCTATAATCGCCTGCTTTTGGCGGGTTCTTTTTACCGGCGCTTCGAATTATATGAATATATATTGATTTTACAAACAGATGCCATTGTTTTGCGTGATGAGCTGGATCTATGGATCAATAAACCTTTTGACTATATTGGTGCGCCATGGGCCGATGGTAATGAGTTGTTTGTGAATCTTGGATTGTTTGAAGGCGAGTATGGCAAAGTCATTAAAGTATTTGTGGGAAATGGCGGATTAAGTTTACGCAGAACCAAAAAATGCATCAGTCTACTGGAGGAATTCCCCGTTGCCCTTGCGGTTTTTCTTGCCGCGGGCTCCAGTGAAGATTTGTTTTTCTCTTATATGGGCGCTTTATCTGCAGATTTTATTATTCCAAATGAAATAACGGCTTCTTTATTTTCTTTGGAATTAAAGCCTGCTTATTACTATAAGGTGAATGGGGGCAGGGTGCCGATGGGTGGGCATGCATGGTGGAAATACGATGCTGCATTCTGGAAGCCCTTTTTACCCCCCTCGGCGCTTTTAAATGATTTTTAA